The proteins below come from a single Desulfitobacterium metallireducens DSM 15288 genomic window:
- a CDS encoding Ger(x)C family spore germination protein has translation MRKIAFILVITLSFFLTGCWDAREINELGFVLSIGLDKSDDGFKVTAQIANPETYSKTPSGAPQTKPFWIVTGTGKTIFEAIRNMASISSRRIFWSHIKVILIGEQLARGDNLEIFDFFSRNPELRLRTLVAVTPGEAGDLLKIMPEMEKDPATYLEEIIDSESTTGKSYKMLLKDFLEDYIDPNIGPVTSKIVLDQSKSEPIVKTSGAYVFNHDKLADSLDEVQTRGLLWIKNKMDESIRVVNCPYDDKPITLEIKNEKSSFKSSLDNEVPNFTINVKVTAIINEQACNTDFNDMDKLAELKKTMEMAISQDIQSSVTKAKDLQIDFIGFSRVLNRQHKEEWHQISSNWNQRIEKTKVDVDVNVDINHVSLAKPMEPIQVQ, from the coding sequence ATGAGAAAAATTGCTTTTATTTTAGTGATTACTCTTTCATTTTTTCTCACGGGTTGTTGGGATGCTCGAGAAATCAATGAACTAGGCTTTGTCTTAAGCATTGGTCTTGATAAGTCAGATGATGGATTTAAGGTCACAGCACAAATCGCAAATCCGGAGACTTACAGCAAAACACCATCAGGCGCTCCTCAAACTAAACCTTTTTGGATCGTCACAGGAACCGGTAAGACAATCTTTGAAGCGATACGTAATATGGCTTCCATATCTTCCCGTCGTATCTTCTGGTCTCATATTAAGGTCATACTAATAGGTGAACAGCTGGCAAGAGGAGATAATCTTGAAATATTTGATTTCTTTAGTCGAAATCCTGAGCTTCGTTTAAGGACATTAGTCGCAGTTACTCCAGGTGAGGCAGGAGATCTTTTGAAAATAATGCCTGAGATGGAGAAAGACCCCGCAACCTATCTGGAAGAAATAATTGATAGTGAGAGCACAACAGGTAAGTCTTATAAAATGTTGCTCAAAGATTTTCTTGAAGATTATATTGATCCCAATATAGGCCCTGTAACTTCGAAGATTGTTCTTGATCAATCAAAATCAGAACCTATTGTAAAAACAAGTGGGGCCTACGTTTTTAACCACGATAAATTAGCTGATTCGCTGGATGAAGTGCAGACGAGAGGCCTTTTATGGATTAAAAACAAAATGGATGAATCGATTAGGGTTGTTAATTGTCCTTATGATGATAAGCCAATCACGCTTGAAATTAAAAATGAAAAATCATCCTTTAAAAGTTCTTTAGATAATGAGGTGCCGAATTTTACAATTAACGTTAAAGTTACGGCAATTATTAACGAACAAGCATGTAATACAGATTTTAACGATATGGACAAACTGGCTGAACTGAAAAAAACAATGGAGATGGCCATTAGTCAAGATATACAATCTTCAGTAACAAAGGCAAAGGATTTGCAAATAGACTTTATTGGTTTTAGCCGTGTACTGAACAGACAGCATAAGGAAGAATGGCATCAGATATCTTCAAATTGGAATCAACGTATTGAAAAGACGAAGGTCGATGTTGATGTAAACGTTGATATCAATCATGTATCCTTGGCAAAGCCAATGGAACCTATTCAGGTGCAGTAA
- a CDS encoding PrpR N-terminal domain-containing protein has product MESIFFAALTQGMAQVAEQVMRELHLSFPIEVVSFDKGPEVVRANPQVDVMISRGLMVDLLREHTDKPVVGLTMTITEILEAVQRLIAGGASKVGVVAHRGFLEMGNSDFVLGETTIHVRPWNTAEDLPKILEQLSQIGVNAITGDKGGYTAAKERGYKVDLLESGLLAVKRAINEALKIAQAQEREREREREKRRRFEQVLSELYSELEQSASFVEELAASSEELAASSQESFNIAQTATQEVNGISEILEVIRRVAQQTNLLGLNAAIEAARAGEQGRGFSVVAEEVRKLAEESNKSARNIDEMLNRFRESVILVQKNVEQSNVITQEQAKATQVLSQRLDGLRLVGEKLTTMS; this is encoded by the coding sequence ATGGAATCCATTTTTTTTGCAGCATTGACGCAAGGTATGGCTCAGGTCGCGGAACAGGTGATGCGCGAGCTCCATTTATCTTTTCCCATTGAAGTAGTAAGCTTTGATAAAGGCCCAGAGGTGGTTAGAGCCAACCCACAAGTGGATGTCATGATTAGCAGGGGCCTTATGGTTGATTTGTTACGGGAACATACCGACAAGCCAGTGGTGGGGCTTACCATGACCATTACTGAGATCCTAGAAGCGGTGCAGCGACTGATAGCTGGTGGTGCATCTAAAGTGGGAGTGGTGGCTCATAGGGGCTTTTTGGAAATGGGTAATTCAGACTTTGTTTTAGGTGAAACGACTATCCATGTGAGGCCATGGAATACGGCTGAGGATCTGCCCAAGATACTAGAGCAGTTGAGTCAAATAGGGGTTAATGCCATTACGGGAGACAAAGGCGGTTACACGGCGGCCAAGGAACGTGGTTATAAAGTGGACCTCCTGGAATCAGGATTGTTGGCAGTGAAGCGGGCTATAAACGAGGCATTGAAAATAGCTCAGGCTCAGGAGCGAGAGCGGGAAAGGGAACGGGAGAAAAGGCGCCGTTTCGAGCAGGTGTTATCTGAACTTTATTCGGAATTAGAACAGTCGGCTTCTTTTGTAGAGGAACTAGCTGCATCCTCTGAAGAACTTGCCGCTTCAAGCCAGGAATCATTCAATATCGCCCAAACAGCCACGCAAGAGGTGAATGGTATTTCTGAGATATTGGAAGTTATTCGGCGGGTAGCTCAGCAGACCAACTTGTTGGGACTAAATGCTGCCATTGAGGCTGCTCGTGCAGGTGAACAGGGACGGGGATTCTCGGTGGTGGCTGAGGAAGTGCGCAAGCTGGCTGAGGAGAGTAACAAGTCAGCCCGGAATATCGATGAAATGCTTAATAGGTTCCGAGAGTCGGTGATCCTGGTGCAGAAAAATGTGGAACAGAGTAATGTTATAACCCAAGAGCAGGCAAAGGCTACCCAAGTGTTGTCTCAGAGGTTGGATGGCCTTAGGTTGGTAGGGGAAAAGCTTACAACGATGTCCTAG
- a CDS encoding spore germination protein: MPLSKYARNKEKNKIKEQSQIYQRESPLQGNLLLDIASNIEKIQSIMGFANDILVREFTFTADTEINAAVIFIVGLVERELINEQIIGSLMLNDRFNSLKNNLDCFEILKKYGIPNTIVKEEFDVNSILNELMNGNTILLLDKVDKALVLGSIGWKDRAISEPESENVVRGPKDGFTENIYNNTALIRRRIKSPDLRMEPFQVGTTTKTKVLLVYLEGIPKEGLIQEVRDRIGRIEIDGILESGYIEELIEDTPFSPFPQIEHTERPDKVSASILEGRVAIIVDTTPYALLVPTIFFQFIQSSDDYYERYPIGSLTRFVRLIAYFISVILPAAYIALTSYHQEMIPTTLALAIAASREGVPFPSIGEAFIMEATFEILREAGLRLPKQAGQAVSIVGGLVIGQAAVQAGIVSQSMVIVVALTGISSFAIPAFNAAGSGRLLRFPLMLLASILGLPGIMAGLTIILIHLNSMRSFGVNYMEPFISANHNYKDILVRHPWWGMNRLPGYIARKEFIKTGPNMKPEPNTDTGKK; encoded by the coding sequence ATGCCGCTTTCCAAATATGCCCGTAATAAAGAAAAAAATAAAATTAAAGAACAAAGTCAAATATACCAAAGAGAATCACCTTTACAGGGAAATCTCTTGTTAGATATTGCTTCCAATATTGAAAAGATACAAAGCATTATGGGTTTTGCCAATGACATACTCGTTAGAGAATTCACATTTACCGCAGATACCGAAATTAATGCAGCTGTCATTTTTATTGTAGGTTTGGTTGAAAGAGAGCTTATAAACGAACAAATTATTGGATCATTAATGTTAAATGACCGATTTAACAGTCTGAAAAATAACTTGGATTGTTTTGAGATTCTAAAAAAATATGGCATACCCAATACGATTGTAAAGGAAGAATTTGATGTTAATTCTATCTTAAATGAACTGATGAATGGGAATACGATCTTACTCTTGGATAAGGTTGACAAAGCACTTGTTTTAGGAAGTATAGGATGGAAAGACAGAGCAATTTCTGAGCCAGAATCTGAAAATGTGGTCAGAGGACCCAAGGATGGTTTTACAGAAAATATCTATAATAATACGGCACTCATAAGGCGCCGTATTAAAAGCCCTGATTTAAGGATGGAACCCTTTCAAGTAGGAACAACAACTAAAACAAAGGTCTTATTAGTCTATCTTGAAGGAATACCCAAGGAAGGATTAATACAAGAAGTCAGAGACCGAATCGGACGAATTGAAATTGATGGCATACTTGAGAGTGGTTATATTGAAGAATTAATAGAAGATACTCCCTTTTCTCCATTTCCTCAGATAGAGCACACTGAACGCCCTGACAAGGTCTCTGCATCTATCTTAGAAGGGCGAGTGGCTATTATTGTCGATACAACGCCTTATGCCTTACTCGTTCCTACCATATTTTTTCAGTTTATTCAATCCTCAGATGACTATTACGAACGTTATCCTATAGGCTCTTTGACGAGATTTGTTCGACTTATTGCTTATTTTATTTCAGTTATTCTTCCTGCAGCGTATATTGCTTTAACAAGCTATCATCAGGAAATGATTCCGACTACACTCGCCTTGGCTATTGCAGCTTCACGCGAAGGGGTGCCTTTTCCCAGCATAGGAGAGGCATTTATAATGGAGGCTACATTTGAAATTCTAAGAGAGGCAGGCCTGCGCTTACCCAAACAGGCAGGTCAAGCGGTAAGTATCGTAGGGGGCCTCGTTATAGGTCAGGCTGCAGTTCAAGCCGGCATTGTTTCACAATCTATGGTCATTGTTGTAGCTTTAACGGGGATTAGTTCCTTTGCTATTCCGGCTTTTAATGCCGCAGGTTCAGGACGTCTGCTCCGATTCCCTTTGATGTTGCTGGCTTCTATACTCGGGTTACCGGGTATAATGGCAGGGCTAACTATAATCCTTATTCACTTAAATAGTATGCGTTCTTTTGGAGTAAACTACATGGAGCCCTTTATATCAGCAAATCATAACTATAAAGACATTTTGGTAAGACATCCATGGTGGGGAATGAATCGACTTCCAGGTTATATCGCTCGCAAAGAATTTATTAAGACGGGTCCCAACATGAAACCGGAACCCAATACAGACACCGGTAAAAAATAG
- a CDS encoding GerAB/ArcD/ProY family transporter yields the protein MIKGKEVINNNQFRDLLICTMWPSTINYASGILARKVGHDMWISGIVSVLTVLPFLFLMIYIGRNFPDKTIVEYSSELLGRLLGKVLGLILTLYFFLNASSSISMYIQHLTGFLLPKTPFLVVAALHVFVIFYLVWNGPEVIARTAIFAFGFGIIFFILVFMASLAEINMDRIMPFFDLGVMPVLKSSIEADTFVGITPLLVAMILPMVSNPKKAFASASSGLFIGGFFFIFYFVAELMVMGPQVVAIMRIPSMDFVRSIQITQYLHRFESFMVALWYWSIMIQAGIYSYCSYKAFMQTTGIKKKSPYIVIPFGLMIMILTYLIGKDDVLFLNLREHLWKYFAVPIDFGVPLILFSALGLKKLTPKSK from the coding sequence TTGATCAAAGGAAAGGAAGTCATTAATAACAATCAGTTCAGAGATCTTTTGATATGCACGATGTGGCCTTCAACCATTAATTATGCGAGTGGTATTTTGGCGAGGAAAGTCGGCCATGATATGTGGATCAGTGGTATTGTCAGTGTTTTAACTGTACTTCCCTTTCTTTTTTTAATGATTTATATCGGACGAAATTTTCCGGATAAAACAATCGTGGAATATAGCTCTGAGTTGCTGGGTCGATTATTGGGAAAGGTCTTAGGATTAATACTTACACTGTATTTTTTTTTGAATGCCTCAAGTTCAATATCCATGTACATCCAACATCTTACGGGTTTCTTGCTGCCGAAAACACCTTTTCTAGTCGTGGCAGCATTACATGTTTTTGTCATTTTCTATTTAGTATGGAACGGACCTGAAGTCATTGCGAGAACAGCCATTTTTGCTTTTGGATTTGGTATAATCTTTTTTATCCTTGTTTTTATGGCTTCTTTGGCTGAAATAAACATGGACAGGATTATGCCTTTTTTTGACTTAGGGGTAATGCCAGTCCTTAAATCAAGTATAGAGGCGGATACTTTTGTGGGGATAACACCCTTACTCGTAGCCATGATTCTACCCATGGTATCTAATCCCAAAAAAGCGTTTGCTTCAGCCTCTTCAGGTTTGTTTATCGGGGGATTTTTCTTCATCTTCTATTTTGTTGCAGAATTGATGGTCATGGGACCTCAGGTCGTCGCAATAATGCGTATTCCCAGTATGGATTTTGTCAGGTCTATTCAAATTACTCAATATCTCCACCGTTTTGAATCCTTTATGGTGGCGCTGTGGTATTGGAGCATAATGATTCAAGCAGGAATTTATTCTTATTGTTCTTATAAAGCTTTCATGCAAACCACCGGAATAAAGAAGAAAAGCCCATATATTGTTATTCCCTTTGGTTTGATGATAATGATTCTTACTTATCTTATAGGTAAAGATGATGTCTTGTTTTTAAATTTAAGAGAACATTTGTGGAAGTATTTTGCTGTACCCATAGATTTTGGAGTTCCTTTAATTCTTTTTTCAGCGCTAGGGTTAAAAAAATTAACCCCAAAAAGTAAATAA
- a CDS encoding DegV family protein: protein MSDYVLTCCSTADMPFEYFEKRNIPLVCFHYTMNGEEYLDDLGQTMSFEEFYARIAAGSMPTTSQVNVGQFIRFFEPYLKEGKDILHISFSSGLSGAYNSACIAREEILQKYPDRRILIVDSLGASSGYGLLTDTAADMRDNGTTLEEVYNWVEENKLNVHHWFFSTDLTHYKRGGRISAASAVVGTLLNICPLMNMSYDGKLIPRAKIHGKRHVIAEIVHMMEAHAQKGTNYSGKCFISNSACYDDARKVADLIEKKFPHLNGPVMINSVGTVIGSHTGPGTVALFFLGDKRED, encoded by the coding sequence ATGTCTGATTATGTGCTAACGTGTTGTTCCACAGCAGATATGCCATTTGAGTACTTCGAAAAGAGAAATATCCCATTGGTCTGTTTTCATTACACTATGAATGGGGAAGAATACCTAGATGATTTGGGGCAAACCATGTCTTTTGAGGAATTTTATGCGAGAATTGCAGCAGGATCGATGCCGACTACCTCACAGGTGAACGTAGGGCAGTTTATCCGCTTTTTTGAACCGTATTTAAAGGAGGGTAAGGATATCTTGCACATTTCTTTTTCCTCAGGGTTGTCAGGAGCATACAACTCAGCTTGTATTGCGAGAGAGGAAATTTTACAAAAATATCCGGATCGAAGAATCCTGATTGTGGATTCGCTGGGGGCATCATCGGGTTATGGCCTACTCACTGATACGGCTGCCGACATGCGGGACAATGGCACAACCCTTGAAGAGGTGTACAATTGGGTAGAGGAAAACAAACTTAATGTGCATCATTGGTTCTTTTCTACTGACCTGACGCACTATAAACGCGGTGGCCGTATATCAGCGGCTTCTGCAGTTGTGGGAACTTTGCTGAACATATGTCCTTTAATGAATATGAGCTATGACGGGAAGCTCATTCCTCGCGCAAAGATTCACGGAAAAAGGCACGTCATCGCCGAGATTGTACACATGATGGAAGCGCATGCGCAAAAGGGTACTAATTATTCGGGCAAGTGCTTTATCTCCAATTCAGCATGCTATGACGATGCACGCAAGGTGGCCGATCTCATTGAGAAAAAATTTCCCCATCTTAACGGCCCAGTCATGATTAACAGTGTGGGCACCGTAATCGGTTCGCATACGGGACCTGGGACTGTCGCACTTTTCTTTTTAGGTGACAAGCGCGAAGATTGA